One genomic region from Neoarius graeffei isolate fNeoGra1 chromosome 4, fNeoGra1.pri, whole genome shotgun sequence encodes:
- the chst7 gene encoding carbohydrate sulfotransferase 7 codes for MKRRLQKKYILLIAGYSVLLLLIPYVLDLHSRWAQVRDGAQREPRRRQQQRCPDLESSAALWNGTEYAEQRAGTTNRTKTHIYLHATWRTGSSFLGELFNQHPDVFYLYEPMWSLWQALYPGDAGSLQGAVRDMMNSLFRCDFSVLRLYSSSANISTSFIFGWKTNKVICSQPLCAAYKKHQVGLVQGDVCAKCAPRDLRELERECKKYPVVVIKDVRVLDLGVLVPLVQDPTLNLQIIQLFRDPRAVHNSRLKSKLALVRESIQVLRSQKQNDKYKRLLAPGNRVNRAENYVSGAMELICDNWLRDMLLVNGAPMWLKRNYLQIRYEDLVLHPVSELHRLYRFANLSSSPELEKFVMNMTQGQGYSSDRPFLISSRDAKEAIFAWRERLSVEQVGQVEAYCSEVMRHLGYEKRNLEQSYKA; via the coding sequence ATGAAGCGGCGGCTGCAGAAGAAGTATATCCTGTTGATCGCGGGTTATTCCGTGCTCCTGCTCCTCATCCCGTACGTGTTGGACCTCCACAGCAGGTGGGCTCAGGTGCGTGATGGAGCTCAGAGGGAGCCGCGGCGGCGGCAGCAGCAGCGCTGCCCGGATCTGGAGAGCAGCGCGGCGCTGTGGAACGGCACCGAGTACGCGGAGCAGCGCGCAGGAACCACGAACCGCACCAAGACGCACATCTATCTCCACGCCACCTGGAGAACGGGCTCGTCCTTCCTCGGGGAGCTGTTTAACCAGCACCCGGATGTGTTCTACCTGTACGAGCCGATGTGGAGCCTGTGGCAGGCGCTGTACCCGGGCGACGCGGGGAGTCTCCAGGGCGCAGTGCGGGACATGATGAACTCTCTGTTCCGCTGCGACTTCTCCGTGCTCAGGCTGTACTCCAGCTCAGCCAACATCAGCACCTCGTTCATCTTCGGCTGGAAGACCAACAAGGTGATCTGCTCGCAGCCCCTGTGCGCGGCGTACAAGAAGCACCAAGTGGGACTCGTCCAAGGAGACGTGTGCGCCAAGTGCGCACCCAGAGATCTCCGAGAGCTGGAAAGGGAGTGCAAGAAGTACCCCGTGGTGGTCATCAAGGACGTCAGAGTGTTAGACCTGGGAGTGCTGGTGCCTCTGGTGCAAGATCCGACACTGAACTTACAAATCATCCAGCTGTTCAGGGATCCCCGAGCCGTGCACAACTCCAGGCTCAAGTCCAAGCTGGCACTGGTGCGCGAAAGCATCCAGGTTCTCCGGAGCCAGAAGCAGAACGACAAGTACAAGCGGCTGCTCGCACCCGGGAACAGGGTGAACCGGGCCGAGAACTACGTCTCCGGTGCCATGGAGCTCATCTGCGACAACTGGCTCCGTGACATGCTCCTGGTCAACGGTGCGCCAATGTGGCTCAAGCGGAACTACCTGCAGATCCGCTACGAGGACCTGGTGCTGCATCCGGTCAGCGAGCTGCACCGACTCTACCGCTTCGCCAACCTGAGCTCATCTCCAGAGCTGGAGAAGTTTGTCATGAACATGACGCAAGGACAGGGATACTCCTCAGACCGGCCCTTCCTGATCTCGTCAAGGGACGCCAAGGAAGCCATATTCGCCTGGAGAGAGAGGCTGAGCGTGGAGCAGGTGGGCCAGGTCGAGGCGTACTGCAGCGAGGTCATGCGCCACCTGGGATACGAAAAGAGGAACCTGGAGCAGAGCTACA